In Asanoa sp. WMMD1127, one genomic interval encodes:
- a CDS encoding glycoside hydrolase family 15 protein — protein MDEQRYLPIGEHGLIGNLRTVALVGTDGTIDWCCVPRFDAPSIFASILDRDRGGFFSLTTDVAATTRQFYFPDTNVLITRFLSDDGIAEIQDFMPVPGDRHEAESFRLIRRVSCVRGELPFRAHIAPRFDYGLQPHTLREHDGRAVFESASMALALNSTAPFEMVDGDVLSSFRLKQGETVVFCLDRAETTTPPRYGTAEEAEAAFTSTVEYWRRWLSASRYRGRWREAVHRSALTLKLMTYAPTGAIVAAPTTSLPERLGGERNWDYRYVWVRDAAFCIYALLRLGFTEEADQFMTFLAARVRESDPDPEGPLQIMYRVDGSESLSERRLDHLEGYEGSAPVRVGNDAINQLQLDIYGALVDSIYLYNKWGQPISSGVWQGVTTFVEWVCKNWDQPDEGVWEIRGGRRDFLYSRLMCWVAIERAIRVAHQRGLPADLVRWSQARDAIYYQIMDRFWDPDLRAFVQHRDGHTLDASVLMMPLSKFVAPTDPRWLTTLDLLGDTLVSDTLVYRYDPHLSPDGLEGEEGTMSICTFWYVEALSRAGRVDEARLAFEKMITYANHLGLYAEQLGPTGEQLGNFPQAFTHLALISAAFNIDRALG, from the coding sequence GTGGACGAGCAGCGATATCTCCCCATCGGCGAGCATGGCCTCATCGGTAACCTTCGGACCGTGGCGCTCGTCGGGACCGACGGCACCATCGACTGGTGCTGCGTGCCCCGCTTCGACGCGCCGAGCATCTTCGCCTCGATCCTCGACCGTGACCGGGGTGGCTTCTTCTCGCTGACCACAGATGTCGCGGCGACCACACGACAGTTCTACTTCCCCGACACGAACGTGCTGATCACCCGCTTCCTGTCGGACGACGGCATCGCGGAGATCCAGGACTTCATGCCCGTGCCCGGTGACCGGCACGAGGCCGAGAGCTTCCGGCTGATCCGCCGGGTCAGTTGCGTGCGCGGCGAGCTGCCGTTCCGCGCCCACATCGCGCCGCGGTTCGACTACGGGCTCCAGCCGCACACCCTGCGCGAGCACGACGGCCGGGCGGTCTTCGAGTCGGCGTCGATGGCCCTGGCGCTCAACTCGACGGCGCCGTTCGAGATGGTCGACGGCGACGTGCTCAGCTCGTTCCGCCTCAAGCAGGGCGAGACGGTGGTGTTCTGCCTCGACCGGGCCGAGACGACCACCCCGCCGCGCTACGGCACGGCCGAGGAGGCCGAGGCAGCGTTCACGTCGACAGTGGAATATTGGCGGCGCTGGCTGTCCGCCTCGCGCTACCGCGGCCGCTGGCGGGAGGCCGTGCACCGCTCGGCGCTGACGCTGAAGCTGATGACCTACGCCCCCACGGGGGCGATCGTGGCCGCGCCGACGACGAGCCTGCCGGAGCGGCTCGGCGGCGAGCGCAACTGGGACTACCGCTACGTGTGGGTGCGCGACGCCGCGTTCTGCATCTACGCGTTGCTGCGGCTCGGCTTCACCGAGGAGGCCGACCAGTTCATGACCTTCCTCGCCGCCCGGGTGCGGGAGAGCGACCCGGACCCGGAGGGCCCGCTGCAGATCATGTACCGGGTCGACGGCAGCGAGTCGCTCTCCGAACGCCGCCTCGACCACCTCGAGGGCTACGAGGGCTCGGCGCCGGTGCGGGTCGGCAACGACGCGATCAACCAGCTGCAGCTCGACATCTACGGCGCGCTGGTCGACTCCATCTACCTCTACAACAAGTGGGGCCAACCGATCTCCAGCGGCGTCTGGCAGGGCGTCACGACGTTCGTCGAGTGGGTCTGCAAGAACTGGGACCAGCCCGACGAGGGCGTCTGGGAGATCCGCGGCGGGCGGCGTGACTTCCTCTATTCCCGACTGATGTGCTGGGTCGCCATCGAGCGGGCGATCCGGGTGGCGCACCAGCGCGGGCTCCCGGCCGACCTGGTGCGCTGGAGCCAGGCCCGCGACGCCATCTACTACCAGATCATGGACCGCTTCTGGGACCCGGACCTGCGGGCGTTCGTGCAGCACCGCGACGGCCACACCCTGGACGCGTCGGTGCTGATGATGCCGCTGTCGAAGTTCGTCGCGCCGACCGACCCGCGGTGGCTGACCACATTGGACCTCCTCGGTGACACGCTGGTCTCCGACACCCTGGTGTACCGTTACGACCCGCACCTGAGTCCCGACGGCCTGGAGGGTGAAGAGGGCACGATGTCCATCTGCACCTTCTGGTACGTGGAGGCGCTCTCCCGCGCCGGCCGGGTCGACGAGGCCCGCCTCGCCTTCGAAAAGATGATCACCTACGCGAACCACCTCGGCCTGTACGCGGAGCAGCTCGGCCCGACCGGCGAACAGCTCGGCAACTTCCCGCAGGCGTTCACGCACCTCGCGCTGATCAGCGCCGCGTTCAACATCGACCGCGCGCTCGGCTGA
- a CDS encoding MFS transporter, with product MPATPSVTPSVTSGVGLRSERGPVLAAVMLSTALVAIDSTIIATAVPSVVDDIGGFTQFPWLFSVYLLAQAVTVPVYGKLSDLFGRKPVILFGIATFFVGSVLCGLATSMTMLIVFRVVQGLGAGGIAPVTVTIVGDLYTVAERAKVQGYVASVWGISSVVGPTLGGVFSEYVSWRWIFFINVPLCLLAAGMIWRSYHERRTPAKPVIDYRGAVLLTAGLTLVILGVLEGGQAWAWDSPASIAVLGIGALLLAGFLLAQRRTSEPVLPLWVFRRRLLVASGVVSAGAGAILLGLSSYVPTYAQEVIGVGPLVAGLALAALTLGWPIAASQSGRLYLRFGFRACALAGASIIVLGSALLLLLGGGSNVWQVGLTCMVIGFGMGLTVSPTLIASQSSVGWTERGVVTANNLFLRSVGSSLGTAVFGAVANARLRGGHDAVRLTSAVHHVFVGVLLVAVVVAGAAFLFPRGDVAAAAE from the coding sequence GTGCCTGCCACCCCCTCTGTCACCCCCTCCGTGACCTCCGGCGTCGGCCTGCGGTCCGAGCGCGGCCCCGTGCTCGCCGCCGTGATGCTCTCGACCGCGCTGGTCGCCATCGACTCGACCATCATCGCGACCGCCGTCCCGTCGGTGGTCGACGACATCGGTGGGTTCACCCAGTTCCCCTGGCTCTTCTCGGTCTATCTGCTGGCCCAGGCGGTGACCGTGCCCGTCTACGGCAAGCTCTCCGACCTGTTCGGACGCAAGCCGGTGATCCTGTTCGGCATCGCCACGTTCTTCGTGGGCTCCGTGCTCTGCGGCCTGGCCACCAGCATGACCATGCTGATCGTCTTCCGCGTCGTGCAGGGCCTGGGCGCCGGCGGCATCGCCCCGGTGACCGTGACCATCGTCGGCGACCTCTACACGGTGGCCGAGCGGGCCAAGGTGCAGGGCTACGTGGCCAGCGTCTGGGGCATCTCGTCGGTGGTCGGCCCGACGCTCGGTGGCGTGTTCAGCGAGTACGTGTCCTGGCGCTGGATCTTCTTCATCAACGTCCCGCTGTGCCTGCTGGCCGCGGGGATGATCTGGCGCAGCTACCACGAGCGGCGCACGCCGGCCAAGCCGGTGATCGACTACCGGGGCGCCGTGCTGCTCACCGCCGGCCTGACACTGGTCATCCTGGGCGTGCTGGAGGGCGGGCAGGCCTGGGCCTGGGACTCGCCGGCCAGCATCGCGGTCCTCGGCATCGGCGCGCTGCTGCTGGCCGGTTTCCTGCTCGCGCAGCGCCGCACCAGCGAGCCCGTGCTGCCGCTGTGGGTGTTCCGGCGCCGGCTGCTCGTGGCCAGTGGGGTGGTCTCCGCCGGCGCGGGCGCGATCCTGCTGGGCCTGAGCTCCTACGTGCCGACGTACGCCCAGGAGGTGATCGGCGTCGGACCGCTCGTGGCCGGCCTGGCGCTCGCGGCGCTGACGCTCGGTTGGCCGATCGCGGCGTCGCAGTCCGGCCGGCTCTACCTGCGGTTCGGGTTCCGGGCCTGCGCGCTGGCCGGCGCGAGCATCATCGTGCTCGGCAGCGCCCTGCTGCTCCTGCTCGGCGGTGGCAGCAACGTCTGGCAGGTCGGCCTGACCTGCATGGTGATCGGCTTCGGGATGGGCCTGACCGTCAGCCCGACCCTGATCGCGTCACAGTCCAGTGTGGGCTGGACGGAACGCGGCGTGGTGACGGCCAACAACCTGTTCCTGCGCTCGGTCGGCAGCTCGCTCGGCACCGCCGTCTTCGGCGCGGTCGCCAACGCCCGGCTGCGCGGCGGCCACGACGCCGTCCGGCTCACCAGCGCCGTGCACCACGTGTTCGTCGGCGTGCTGCTGGTGGCGGTCGTGGTGGCCGGCGCCGCGTTCCTGTTCCCGCGGGGCGACGTC
- a CDS encoding MSMEG_6728 family protein, with protein sequence MQTFLPFPDFARSAAVLDPPRLGKQRVENVQILRGLTVAGHGFRHHPAVKMWAGYEEALVRYGLIVAATWTATGRADTTATTLTTDLAASCGITEVREVPALSAAGDLPPWLGDEAFHRSHQSALMRKDATFYAPIFGDVPPDLPYVWPPSDRPNGCAPGE encoded by the coding sequence ATGCAGACGTTCCTCCCCTTCCCCGACTTCGCCCGGTCGGCGGCGGTCCTCGACCCACCCCGGCTGGGCAAGCAGCGCGTCGAGAACGTCCAGATCCTGCGCGGCCTCACCGTGGCGGGCCACGGCTTCCGCCACCACCCGGCGGTGAAGATGTGGGCGGGCTACGAGGAGGCCCTGGTCCGCTACGGCCTGATCGTCGCCGCGACCTGGACGGCGACGGGCCGCGCCGACACGACGGCCACGACCCTGACGACGGACCTGGCCGCGTCGTGCGGCATCACGGAGGTCCGCGAGGTCCCGGCCCTGTCCGCCGCCGGCGACCTGCCACCCTGGCTGGGCGACGAGGCCTTCCACCGCTCACACCAGTCGGCCCTGATGCGCAAGGACGCCACCTTCTACGCCCCGATCTTCGGCGACGTCCCACCGGACCTCCCCTACGTCTGGCCACCCTCGGACCGCCCCAACGGCTGCGCGCCGGGTGAATAG